In the genome of Pleurocapsa minor HA4230-MV1, one region contains:
- a CDS encoding pentapeptide repeat-containing protein, with amino-acid sequence MKATQLLRQYRYGILDFQGASLHSVHLEAADLTRINLTQADLSDADLNDADLSGACLQQANLTNVSLIGASLVGANLSEVNLIGADLENADLQGADLSGADLRCANLSGADLSNANLTDVDLGGADLTNANLSEAKLAGTDISVAEMEGAILSNINWGGSPRKQENTSHNWVSWSG; translated from the coding sequence ATGAAAGCGACACAGTTACTTCGCCAATATCGATATGGTATTTTAGATTTTCAAGGTGCAAGCCTACATTCTGTTCATCTTGAAGCAGCCGATCTAACTAGGATTAATTTAACTCAAGCAGATCTTAGTGATGCGGACTTAAACGATGCGGATTTGAGCGGTGCTTGTTTACAACAGGCTAATTTAACTAATGTTAGTTTGATAGGCGCTAGTTTAGTCGGTGCAAATTTATCAGAAGTAAATTTAATTGGTGCAGATTTAGAAAATGCCGATCTCCAAGGAGCAGATTTGAGTGGAGCAGACTTACGTTGTGCAAACTTAAGTGGAGCAGATTTGAGTAATGCTAATTTAACCGATGTCGATCTTGGGGGAGCAGATTTAACCAATGCTAACTTGAGCGAGGCAAAACTAGCGGGTACTGATATTTCTGTAGCCGAAATGGAAGGAGCAATTTTAAGTAATATAAATTGGGGAGGATCTCCCAGAAAGCAGGAGAATACATCTCATAATTGGGTTAGTTGGTCAGGTTAG